CTATCCTTCTTGGTTTTTCATGGTCTTATCTACAAAAAGAACATCTTCAATCCAAGCAACGACGTTGAATGCCAAACTTTCCAGTACTCTAGAATAGCTTTCCAAGATTGCCTTACCAACATCCTGCAAGAATCATTATCTCATTTGTTCAATTATCTATTCAAGAATAATGTTCAATTGTAAGGTCTAACAATTACATTGTTGGATCAAGTATGTAAGTTTGTATGAAACTTTACCCTATTGAAATGAATCTTGCTTGTGTCCAATGTTGTTTGTGAAAGTTCGGGATACCTTTGCttcaaacaaaacaacaaacttTCTGCTCGTTCTGCTAAAACATTATTCTTATCAGTCCGATCATCAGAGACAAGATGGACCCATGATGATTTCGCGTGAGGcatgcatgatttacgtttccaTGTGTACATTGAAGCTTCAACTTTGTCAGCAAGCTCTAGTGCTTCATGTTCAGAGCTTATGTTTAGACTGTCAAGCAAATGTTCAGGGGAAAATTTCTCTGCTGAATACATGTGGCGATAGATGGAGTCTCCAACACTCGCCTTTCCACTCTGTAGCAAAAATTGCCTCCTCATTAGTACTGCGATTTCCATGTTTGTGTATTATAATTCAAGGAAAAGAAGTATTTGTACCTTAGGGAGTGATGTCATGTATGATTCTGGGATTTCCATTTCAGCAAGAATGCTGCTATTGATGGCCATTGCTGCTTTATGAATTTGGTTGGCACAATCGCGCTTGTGCCTCAAATGCTTCCTTGCCTCCTCGGTAATGCCACCAGAAGGAACGCAAACAACTGGTAaccaccatttctcttccttgCGCTGAGGCTGAGGCTGAACCTGAATAACCTTCCTAAACGATCCAACACGTGTTGAGTTGTTTGACATGCTTCCTTTCTCAGCATACCAGAACTCGGTGGCCTCAAAACTGTCCAAGATTTCCTGCAAAGATCTCAATTTTAGCTTTTGAATATACCTTTTTAATTTTTGGGAGATAATAGTTGTGGTCTTACGAGGAGCATGGCATCGAGTTTTCTAAGTGCAGGAAGGTTGATGTGAATATCTGATCGAGGCCTGCTTGTCAATGCCTGAAAGTACCGACATTGTGTTAGATAAGGAAAAGTTAAAAGAGAGTAAATCTTCGGCTAAacatgtttttatttttattttttattacctCAACAGTGGTTCCATCTTGTAGTTTCTGTGATGTGCTAACATATTCTACAATGTAATCACACACAGATAAGAGACAACTCATTTCTCTCTTCCACATTATTTTCTTGTCAGGATGTAAAGGCTCCAATCTTTGGTGTTGACCAAACACAGATGCTGAAGAGAGAAAAAAACACTAATCAGTAAACACAAAGCAGAACAAAAAAAGGGATTTAGCAAGTGCATTTGAGAAACTTACCGTAAAGATTTGTGATGGAATTTGAGATTGTCACTGCTGTTGCTACCCCTTTCCCCCCTCCTGACATGTCCTCTCCCAATAACAGCTTTGAAAATCTCTCCTTCATCAATTCAAGCTCTACCaaaattttccaacaccaaagttAGCAAAATCATGTGAAACTTAAACTTGTAATCCATATTTTTTACTGTCTAATGTAAACTTACCTAAATCTACTGTGTCAGGATCATCTGCAATTGTCTTGTGCTGCCTCATTCCTAGTCTCGAAAGCACTTTCAGACTCCGCGAGCTCATAGGAGAAGCCGTCTCAGAACAACTGTTTTCATCTGTATGCTCAGAAAAGGCTGAGGTCTCTGAGTTTGTTCTGCAATACGCAAAAGAATTGCCACTCAACGTCGAAAGACCTGTTGTTTCAGTAGAAGGTGATGGCTGGTATCCATATCCCACATCAGGACTTGAAATATTTTCCATTTTGAGCCTCTCTTACAATAAATTCACCGGTCAAATCTGCATAACAATCAACAAAATGCCAAGATTTGTAAGCAAAAGTTTCAAGAAAATTGATGACTTCTTTCAAATCCAAGAATTTTTTTAAGTACCCGGGAACTAAAAATACCAGAATCTACAGCTAAAAGTAAAAGTAAAATGATGTATACTCTTTTGGgacaaaagcaaaagaaaaacaGCATATGTCATTGTTAACTTCAACTTTTTATAACTCTCTGAATATGCAGCAAAGTTCTGTTTACAAAGCAGTCTTGACGAAGATAAAAAACTGAAATTTAAACATTTAAAGCCAACGGTAAACTATTCCTTTTTTTACATGCTACCTTTTAACAGTCACAGATTTTTGAATTTGAACAGTTGAAGGCAAAGCTAATAAGTTTGAAACTGCTCCCTCCTTAAAGCTTCTTCTTTCCTATCTACTAAACCCCTTTTTCTTCCAAAAGAATTCTGATTAATCTaaagaacaaaaatcaaatcTTGTAATCAAACAAAGAACACCCTTTTGCTGAAAATGGTTTAAGAATTGGCCATAAAGTTGTGGGCTTTTCTTGAAAATGTACAATGAGGCATGCATTATATGGTAGGGAGATTATATTAATACATGGTTTATaccattttaattaaaaaaattaaaatttatatggTTATATTATTTTTCAATTGCATGACAAATATATTAATGTTGTACACACGGATGAATTGGTCCATGGGATGCTTCCTTGAACTCAAAGGCTGTATTGCTAAGGTCAATATGAATTTAAAAATAGATTTGGTgggcaaaaaaataaaataaaaaagaaagagttTGTCTTCACTTCAGTTATTACAATTGATAATCAATTTcttattcacaaaaaaaaaaaaaaaaaaagggatgtcTTGAATAAGAGAATGGATTGAAGAAATTTGAATAAGTGGGGCGGTTCTTAATAAAGTTTGCAAAGTTTGGATTAGCTTTAAAATTAGAGATATTCTGGCATTTAGTTGATTATTACTTAGTTAGTTAGATGTAATGTTGTTATTTGGGTTTTGATAAATTTTACAAAGTTTGGATGAGCTTTAAACTTAGAGGTATGCTGGCATTTAGTTGATTATTACTTAGTTAGTTAGATGTAATATTGTTATTTGGGTTTTAATAAAGTTTAAAAAGTTTGGATTAGCTTTAAAATTAGAGGTATGCTGGTATTTAGTTAGTTAGATGTAATATTGttatttgttttttaataaatttTCACAGTTTGCATTAGCTTTAAAATTAGAGGTACGCTGGCATTTAGTTGATTATTATTCAGTTAATTAGATGtaatatttttattgttttttaataaaCTTCATAAAGTTTGGATTAGCTTTAAAATTAGAGATATGCTGGCATTTAGTTgattattatttaattaattagatGTAATATTGTTATTTGGTTTTTACTAAATTTTACAAAATTTAGATTAGCTTTAAAATTAGAGATATGCTGGCATTTGGTTGATTATTATTTAGTTAATTAGATGTAATATTGTTATTTGGTTTTTACTAAATTTTACAAAGTTTGGATTAACTTTAAAATTAGAGATATGCTGGCATTTGGTTGATTATTATTAAGTTAATTAGACGTAATATCTAGCCAACTAGAAATATGAATTATTGGCGACCAATTTGCTTGAGATAATTTTTGGGAAAAACTATTATGATTCAATTAAAGGTAATACAAAACATTACCacgatttttttaaaatgtggattttctttcattttcttgtcATTAATTTACTGTTGAGAATATAAACTTGCATTTCTGAAATCTTGAAAATATGAATCAAAAGAAGTATATGACGCATTTAGGGTAACTAGATCTTTTGCCACTAATATTCTATTGAAGTTGTGATTTTTTTCTAATGAGAGGCCGGactaagaacaaatgtcattcaaaggacaagaaaaagaaacttaaaattatgaaaataaaaaaaagaaaagaacaaaGTAGGAATTTTCAAGACAAGTGCTTATTTAATATGAGAGGGTAGTTATTATTGTCGGGAGTTTAAGCAATGAAGCATGTGAATATAATTTAATAAACCATCTATATTATTATAAAGTTCTGAAAAAAATACTACTATAATTATGGGGGAGTTGATTTCAAAAACATTATAAAAATAGGAGTAGAAAGGGATGAATCATTCTCCTGACGAAGAAGTAAGTTAGTGGTAGACGTGCTTGCAACTCTTATATTTCTCTCATCTCATGTTGCATATGACCTCTGACTATATGCTATAAATTACTGAGGTTCAGTCAAATGGTTTCTTAATTAATTTGTGCAAAAAGCATGAACCATACTGGAACATGTCCCCAACAATAAAAATAAACAAGAAAAGAATTTTCTTATTGAAGTTCAGTTAAATATTCTTTTTTCCTGGAGAACTTGATGTATCTTTTTCTTCCCTCTTTCCCCGTTTCAAATTTTCAATAGGCTCAACTACACTAAAGTTGATTTTCCAGCATAGTTTTTTCGTGAGAGATTATTTATAAGTGAGTGACTTTATAATGACAAAATATAGTTGAATGATTTTATAGGAAAAACTATAAATCTGATAATCATTTGAGAAATTAACTCGATTGATTTATGAAATGCACGACAAAAAGTACTCTGAAACCAAATACTCTTGTACTATGAGATATTTCAATCTACTTCAAATACTTGTCACAATtgacttttcgagagtcaaactataTGAATTTTGACCAAATTAAAATTAATCTAATCGAGTTTAGCTCCCAAAATTAGTTAAATTGACTCTCAAGAAGTGAAACATGACAACTATTTTGGGACGAGGGAGTATTTACTTACCCCATGACGGGTTCGAGCCCTGGGTATGGAAAAtccttggtagggagcgcttGCCCCAGATATGGACCATACACGGCGTGAATCTGAATATAGTCGGGCTCCAATGCGGATACCGAACACGGGGgggcaattggcgcgaatgcccttcaaatgcgctggtctttaatttttgcccctgtaatgcgtggtctttaatatttgcccttctgagctaaaagataataagaaaaagacgttactacccctacccataacatataaaaacctgaaagtctgtaacgaaccccaaacatccaattaaacctatccatcattccaacaacaaacctttcaatcgttccaacatttcaccggagaaatctccattgattttgctgccACAACGTCGGAGAAggtaaatacataatatatagcgtttcaattgaacgtaattcaactcaatttgatgctttattaagtttagatttgttaatatttgaaaataacaacaaatcatcttctatgaactaaacaactgatattcagttgagattcaacattgcgaatcataattttactcaacaacataaaattgatcaaatttattgctttgttctgattttgattagtttatacgttccatttgattagtatacaatgctcaatgacttagacttgaaattacagtaacttcagttgacaaaaa
The sequence above is a segment of the Lycium barbarum isolate Lr01 chromosome 6, ASM1917538v2, whole genome shotgun sequence genome. Coding sequences within it:
- the LOC132645578 gene encoding rop guanine nucleotide exchange factor 3 encodes the protein MENISSPDVGYGYQPSPSTETTGLSTLSGNSFAYCRTNSETSAFSEHTDENSCSETASPMSSRSLKVLSRLGMRQHKTIADDPDTVDLELELMKERFSKLLLGEDMSGGGKGVATAVTISNSITNLYASVFGQHQRLEPLHPDKKIMWKREMSCLLSVCDYIVEYVSTSQKLQDGTTVEALTSRPRSDIHINLPALRKLDAMLLEILDSFEATEFWYAEKGSMSNNSTRVGSFRKVIQVQPQPQRKEEKWWLPVVCVPSGGITEEARKHLRHKRDCANQIHKAAMAINSSILAEMEIPESYMTSLPKSGKASVGDSIYRHMYSAEKFSPEHLLDSLNISSEHEALELADKVEASMYTWKRKSCMPHAKSSWVHLVSDDRTDKNNVLAERAESLLFCLKQRYPELSQTTLDTSKIHFNRDVGKAILESYSRVLESLAFNVVAWIEDVLFVDKTMKNQEG